Proteins from a genomic interval of Chionomys nivalis chromosome 7, mChiNiv1.1, whole genome shotgun sequence:
- the Hs3st6 gene encoding heparan sulfate glucosamine 3-O-sulfotransferase 6 isoform X1, translated as MAGSGGLGGGAGDLQSAGSGQGAALRAPRAPLAFVALLLGAYCLFALPGRCPPVARAPAPVPAPAEPHHSSRRLGAPDLPVASGPGRRRFPQALIVGVKKGGTRALLEFLRLHPDVRALGSEPHFFDRCYERGLAWYRGLMPRTLDGQITMEKTPSYFVTQEAPRRIHSMSPDTKLIVVVRNPVTRAISDYAQTLSKTPGLPSFRALAFRRGLGPVDTAWSAVRIGLYAQHLDNWLRYFPLSHFLFVSGERLVTDPAGEVGRVQDFLGLKRVVTDKHFYFNATKGFPCLKKAQGSGRPRCLGKSKGRPHPRVPEAVVQRLQAFYRPFNRKFYQMTGQDFGWD; from the exons ATGGCAGGTAGCGGCGGTCTAGGCGGGGGAGCTGGGGACCTCCAGAGCGCCGGGTCGGGGCAGGGGGCTGCACTGCGTGCTCCCCGTGCTCCGCTGGCGTTCGTAGCTCTGTTGCTAGGCGCCTACTGCCTTTTTGCCCTCCCGGGCCGCTGTCCACCTGTCGCCCGTGCCCCTGCACCGGTTCCCGCGCCCGCCGAGCCTCACCATTCCTCCCGCCGTCTGGGAGCGCCAGATCTGCCGGTGGCCAGCGGCCCGGGGCGCCGGCGCTTCCCACAGGCGCTCATCGTGGGTGTGAAGAAAGGCGGCACGCGCGCGTTGCTGGAGTTCCTGCGGTTACACCCTGACGTCCGTGCACTTGGTTCTGAACCCCACTTCTTCGACAGGTGCTACGAACGCGGGCTCGCCTGGTACCG GGGTCTGATGCCACGTACCCTGGATGGGCAGATCACCATGGAGAAAACCCCCAGCTACTTTGTGACTCAGGAGGCTCCCCGCCGGATCCATAGCATGTCCCCAGACACCAAGCTGATTGTGGTGGTGCGGAACCCTGTGACCCGGGCCATCTCTGATTATGCCCAGACACTCTCCAAGACCCCAGGCCTGCCTAGCTTCCGTGCCCTGGCCTTCCGCCGTGGCCTGGGTCCCGTGGACACAGCCTGGAGCGCTGTGCGTATTGGCCTCTATGCCCAGCACTTGGACAACTGGCTTCGATACTTCCCTCTGTCCCACTTCCTGTTTGTCAGTGGAGAGCGCCTGGTCACTGATCCAGCCGGTGAAGTGGGCCGGGTACAGGACTTCCTGGGCCTCAAGCGGGTGGTCACTGACAAGCATTTCTACTTCAATGCTACCAAAGGCTTCCCCTGCCTCAAAAAGGCCCAGGGCAGTGGTCGCCCCCGCTGCCTGGGTAAATCCAAGGGCCGGCCTCACCCCCGAGTGCCGGAGGCTGTGGTTCAGCGGCTGCAGGCTTTCTACCGGCCCTTCAACCGCAAGTTCTACCAGATGACTGGCCAGGACTTTGGCTGGGACTGA
- the Hs3st6 gene encoding heparan sulfate glucosamine 3-O-sulfotransferase 6 isoform X2 — protein sequence MPRTLDGQITMEKTPSYFVTQEAPRRIHSMSPDTKLIVVVRNPVTRAISDYAQTLSKTPGLPSFRALAFRRGLGPVDTAWSAVRIGLYAQHLDNWLRYFPLSHFLFVSGERLVTDPAGEVGRVQDFLGLKRVVTDKHFYFNATKGFPCLKKAQGSGRPRCLGKSKGRPHPRVPEAVVQRLQAFYRPFNRKFYQMTGQDFGWD from the coding sequence ATGCCACGTACCCTGGATGGGCAGATCACCATGGAGAAAACCCCCAGCTACTTTGTGACTCAGGAGGCTCCCCGCCGGATCCATAGCATGTCCCCAGACACCAAGCTGATTGTGGTGGTGCGGAACCCTGTGACCCGGGCCATCTCTGATTATGCCCAGACACTCTCCAAGACCCCAGGCCTGCCTAGCTTCCGTGCCCTGGCCTTCCGCCGTGGCCTGGGTCCCGTGGACACAGCCTGGAGCGCTGTGCGTATTGGCCTCTATGCCCAGCACTTGGACAACTGGCTTCGATACTTCCCTCTGTCCCACTTCCTGTTTGTCAGTGGAGAGCGCCTGGTCACTGATCCAGCCGGTGAAGTGGGCCGGGTACAGGACTTCCTGGGCCTCAAGCGGGTGGTCACTGACAAGCATTTCTACTTCAATGCTACCAAAGGCTTCCCCTGCCTCAAAAAGGCCCAGGGCAGTGGTCGCCCCCGCTGCCTGGGTAAATCCAAGGGCCGGCCTCACCCCCGAGTGCCGGAGGCTGTGGTTCAGCGGCTGCAGGCTTTCTACCGGCCCTTCAACCGCAAGTTCTACCAGATGACTGGCCAGGACTTTGGCTGGGACTGA